Below is a window of Rahnella aceris DNA.
TTCTTTAGCTGCCATTGTTAATTTCCCTTAAATTCGTTCTGTTCAGAAAAAAGTGGATCGGGGGACAATCAGGCTTCTACGATTGCCAGAATGTCACTCTCAGACATGATCAACACTTCTTCATTGTCGATCTTCTCAGCTTTCACGCCGTAACCGTCGTTGAAAATGACGATGTCGCCAACTTTCACGTCCAGCGCTTTAACTTCACCATTTTCCAGAATGCGACCATGGCCGACAGCCAGGATTTCGCCACGGGTAGATTTACCGGCAGCGGAGCCAGTCAGAACGATGCCGCCAGCGGATTTAGATTCTACTTCTTTACGCTTGACGATAACGCGGTCATGCAATGGACGAATTTTCATTGATAACTCTCCTGTGAGCGGGTCCATATCTATTTTTAGGGTTGAATGCCTGGCAAAGTCCTGCCCGGCCTCGTGGTTTGTTTAATGGGGGCGATACGCAGCCCTTCAAGGGGAAGAACAGAAAAATTTTCTCTTTTTCTTTCGCTGCTCTGTTGACGAAAATCGACCTTCGCAGTGCTTCCCAACAATCTTTTAACAATTGAGGCCACAGAGATTAGCGATCGCGGTGCTCTGTGTCGTCATCTTTTTTAGGTGTAACCAGACGTTCCTGCGTTTCATCCGTCCGCTGGAACTCGCCATCAAAGGTATTCCCCGTTGGCGCGCTGCTCCCCCAGTTACCGCCGGAACGCACAATGTTCAAATGCGGCATCAGTTTTAGCGTCAGTCGTTTCTGGATGGGTGGCAGCAAAAGCAGCAAACCGAGGAAATCAGTAAAGAAGCCCGGTACCAGCAGCAGGAATCCGGCGATCACCAGCGAAACACTTTTAACCATCTCGGCTGCCGGGCTTTCCCCAACCGCCAGTTTTTGCTGCAACTGCATAAACGTCTTCATGCCCTGATTCTTCACCAGAGAGACACCTACGCAAGAGGTGAAAACAACCAGCAATAACGTTGTTGCCACGCCAACCACCGCAGCCACCTTGATAAATAAGGTGATTTCAATGTAAGCCAGCAGGAATAACAGTAATAACGGTAACCAGCGCACCGCATTCTCCTTGTAATTTGGCTCCGGAAGCGCTGTCGCAGCGGCATTCCAAACCCTGAATAAGTGCCTGCTTGAGATCTTCGCTATCAAAGAAATGCAGGCTGACTACACTGAGATGGTGATCACTCATCATGATTTCAACCACCAGACCTGATTTAATTGAGCAGGTAAATGAATTGTGAGAATTCTCACAGATACTAAAAACATGCACGATAATAGGGCAGGATAGTGATCTTAGTACGTGCAATTCGTCTGAAGCAGCATATGATCGCCTCCGTTGCTCAAACAACGGTTGATCGTTTTAAATTTACTACGGCCAGTAACATAATTTTAAACATCGCATAACGCATTCAGTACCGAAGAGAAGGTTCTCATGTCAAACACCATTCGTATCGAGGAAGACCTGCTGGGCACGCGCGAAGTACCGGCAGAAGCTTATTACGGCATTCACACCCTGCGGGCGATTGAAAACTTCTATATCAGCAACACCAAGATCAGTGATGTTCCTGAGTTTGTTCGCGGCATGGTGATGGTGAAAAAGGCGGCAGCTCTTGCTAACAAAGAGCTGCGCACCATTCCACGTCACATTGCGGATATCATTATTCAGGCGTGCGACGAAGTGCTTGATAAAGGCAAATGCATGGACCAGTTCCCTATCGACGTCTATCAGGGCGGTGCGGGAACCTCGGTAAATATGAACACGAATGAAGTGCTGGCGAACATCGGTCTGGAACTGATGGGACACCAGAAAGGCGATTACCAGTTCCTCAATCCAAATGATCATCTGAACAAATGCCAGTCCACCAATGATGCCTACCCTACTGGTTTTCGTATCGCCGTGTACGCGTCCTTGCTGAAACTGGTTGATGCTATTTCCCAGCTGGGCGACGGTTTTGAGCGTAAAGCGAAGGAATTCGAAAACATCATCAAGATGGGCCGTACACAGTTGCAGGACGCCGTTCCGATGACGCTCGGTCAGGAATTCCACGCGTTCAACGTGTTGCTCAAAGAGGAAACCCGCAATCTGTTGCGTACCGGCGAATTACTGCTGGAAGTGAACCTCGGGGCGACAGCAATCGGTACCCGCCTGAATACGCCGGAAGGTTATCAGCAACTGGCGGTAGAAAAACTTGCAGAAGTCAGCAATCTGGCCTGTGTACCCGCTGAAGACCTGATTGAAGCAACGTCCGACTGTGGCGCATACGTGATGGTTCACAGCTCGCTGAAACGTCTGGCCGTGAAGCTTTCTAAAATCTGTAACGACCTGCGTCTGCTCTCTTCCGGTCCTCGCGCTGGCCTGAATGAAATCAACCTGCCGGAATTACAGGCGGGTTCTTCTATCATGCCAGCCAAAGTGAACCCGGTTATCCCGGAAGTCGTGAACCAGGTGTGCTTCAAAGTCATCGGTAACGACGTCTGCGTGACGATGGCGGCAGAAGCGGGCCAGCTTCAACTGAACGTCATGGAACCGGTAATTGGTCAGGCGATGTTTGAGTCAGTGCATATCCTGACTAACGCCTGCTACAATCTGCTCGAAAAATGCATCAACGGCATTACAGCGAACAAAGAAGTATGTGAGTTCTACGTTTTCAACTCTATCGGCATCGTCACCTACCTTAACCCGTTCATCGGCCACCACAATGGCGATATCGTCGGCAAGATTTGTGCTGAAACCGGTAAGAGTGTCAGGGAAGTGGTGCTCGAGCGCGGCCTGCTGACTGAGGCGGAGCTGGACGACATTTTCTCCATCGAAAACCTGAAACATCCGGCTTACAAAGCAAAACGCTATACCGATGAAAATGAACAGTAACAGACTCAAATACTGACCTTTTAAAGGCTCGTTGTTCTGCAGAACAGCGGGCCTTTTTACTTTGTACAACACAACAATTACACAACAATTAATTATCAATTCCTTAAGGAGTGCTGGGAATATGGACGGACAACCATGTTAATTATCGAATTTATTATTGTACTGGCGGCGATTTTCCTCGGCGCGCGCTTAGGCGGCATCGGCATTGGTTTCGCGGGCGGGCTTGGCGTTCTGGTGCTCGCCCTGATAGGCGTTAAACCGGGAACCATCCCTTTTGACGTAATCTCTATCATCATGGCGGTGATCGCCGCGATTTCGACCATGCAGGTAGCAGGCGGGATGGATTATCTGGTGCAACAAACTGAAAAGCTGCTGCGCCGTAATCC
It encodes the following:
- a CDS encoding co-chaperone GroES — its product is MKIRPLHDRVIVKRKEVESKSAGGIVLTGSAAGKSTRGEILAVGHGRILENGEVKALDVKVGDIVIFNDGYGVKAEKIDNEEVLIMSESDILAIVEA
- a CDS encoding FxsA family protein is translated as MRWLPLLLLFLLAYIEITLFIKVAAVVGVATTLLLVVFTSCVGVSLVKNQGMKTFMQLQQKLAVGESPAAEMVKSVSLVIAGFLLLVPGFFTDFLGLLLLLPPIQKRLTLKLMPHLNIVRSGGNWGSSAPTGNTFDGEFQRTDETQERLVTPKKDDDTEHRDR
- the aspA gene encoding aspartate ammonia-lyase produces the protein MSNTIRIEEDLLGTREVPAEAYYGIHTLRAIENFYISNTKISDVPEFVRGMVMVKKAAALANKELRTIPRHIADIIIQACDEVLDKGKCMDQFPIDVYQGGAGTSVNMNTNEVLANIGLELMGHQKGDYQFLNPNDHLNKCQSTNDAYPTGFRIAVYASLLKLVDAISQLGDGFERKAKEFENIIKMGRTQLQDAVPMTLGQEFHAFNVLLKEETRNLLRTGELLLEVNLGATAIGTRLNTPEGYQQLAVEKLAEVSNLACVPAEDLIEATSDCGAYVMVHSSLKRLAVKLSKICNDLRLLSSGPRAGLNEINLPELQAGSSIMPAKVNPVIPEVVNQVCFKVIGNDVCVTMAAEAGQLQLNVMEPVIGQAMFESVHILTNACYNLLEKCINGITANKEVCEFYVFNSIGIVTYLNPFIGHHNGDIVGKICAETGKSVREVVLERGLLTEAELDDIFSIENLKHPAYKAKRYTDENEQ